The Bacteroides ovatus genomic interval CGTTTGGCAAGGTTGGCAAGTCCGATACCGGTTCCGGAAGTTGCAGTCCATTTGGGCTGAATGTCGTTGCTGATAGACAAATTGCCGTTATCGTCCGTCGTGATATGAATGGTCAACGGCTTCCGGTTGCTGATTTCGTTGTGCTTTACTGCATTCTCAATCAACACTTGCACCGCCATTGGAGGGAGGAGATATTCTTCGTAGGCATTGCTTATCTGTATGTCGAATTGTAGATTGTTCTCAAAACGCATCTTTAATAGAAATATATAAGCGGAAACAAATTCCATTTCTTCCCGGAGACTGACACATTGTGACTCATTACTTTGCAAAGTATACCTTAGTACCCGGGAGAGTTCCTGAATGTAATCCTGCGCTTTATCCTGATTTTCGCGTACCAGCGAACGCAGGGTATTCAGCGAGTTGAACAGCATGTGTGGGTTCAGCTGATTCTTCAGTACTTCATACTGATTGCGGAGATTCTCTGCCTGAAGCTGTTCGTTCTCGATAAGTACCAGTTGCTGCTTGAATATAAGATGAAGGATGCAGCAACTACTGGTGACGAGACATGCCACAATAAAATCCCGCAATGGATGCAAATAATGATGTACCATGGCATCGATGGCCGGAATATCAAACGTTCTGTGAAGGAAAACAAAAAACTGTCCTGACAAGTTACTCAATATCCATGTCACGATAAAGGAAAGCAAAATCTTTGTCCCTGTAATTTTAATGGAAGCCTGATTGAAATGAAACAAACGGGTATTGATGGCAAAAAGTAACAATAGTGACAGAAAGGTAAACAGTATTTCGTTTGCCACATCTATAAACTTCATCCCCGGGAATAAGGAATGACTTTCGAAACGGTCGAAAAGAGATACTGATTCAGGAAAATGAATCAGTACGGCAACCGCTAAGGAGATGATGACTGTGGAAAGTATATACTTATCTTTTTTTATTGCTTTGGCTATCATACAACAAAGATAGTGGTAAATTATGAGTTACCGGTTATAAAATGTGAATGCTGTTGGCGCAGTTGGTCAATTATTGTTTCTGAATGTGTGCCGTGACATACATACCGGGGCGGAATTGCACATTTTCCTCCTTGATGGAAGCATATACCTCGAGCGAACGATTGGTTTCGTCCACTTTTTGTCCGATGGAAATCACGATGCCGTGAAAGGTTTGTGTCCCCATTCCGTTTACCCGAAACTGTACCGGGCTGCCGACTTGTATGTCTGCAAGATCTTTCTCGTAAGTAGTCAGGCAAAGCATCGGGCTGCTTTTATCGATAAGTTCGCAAAGTGCTTCTCCCGGATTGATATATTTGCCGATATTCATCGCTACATTAGCGGCATAACCACTAATGGGGGCTTTGACTTCCAGTAGCGGTTGTATTCCGTTCTTAAGTAATGCCTCCGTTTGGACGCCTAAAAGAGAAAGTTGTGCAGCAGCGGCGTCCTGGCGACTCTTCATGGAGAGAAAGTCCGCTTTACTTTGCTGGAATTTCTTTTGAGAAGCTGCTTGTTCGGCAGACAGATTTTTTTGACGTTCGTATTCAGCTAAGAGATATTCGGTCTGTGCGTGACTATCCAGATAAGTTTGTTGCAGGGTGATGAACTCCGGATTCTCTAACGTGGCGATTACACTGTTTGCAGCCACCCATTGCCCTGGAAGCAGAGAAGCCTTTTTTACAATGCCTCCCATGGTTAAAGCAATGGTTGCCTGACGTTGAGGAGGAAGAACGATTCGTCCGTTGAACGAAACCTGATTAGGCTTTGAGGTAGCTGAAGTGATGGCATCCACTTCGGGTTGTGCGATGGTATCTGCTATCGTTTCGGCAACGGGAATTGCGGCGGATTCGTTATTTGTAGTTTGCTGGTTTCCTTTGCAAGCCGTTAGAACTAGTAAAAGGATGGGATAAACTATCTTTTTCATATCTTATGTTTTATAATAATTATTCTGGGTGATGTATGTCATTCAATGTCTCGATCTTCCACCTACTTGAAAAGTTCATATTCCAGTGCAGCAATATTGTATTGGTAGACTGTTTCAATATAGCCTCTGCGTATCTCTCTGGCGGTGGTAATCGACTGTATATATTCGGCAATGCCTGTTTCGCTCTGCTGCAATTGCAGGTTGGCTGCCTTTGTCAGTTCGTCCGCTTCTTTCAAGGCAGAAGAGGTATAATATCGTAAGCTCTCATTATATCTGCGGAGGGATGCTTCCAGTTCGAGTGTTTTATTTCTTAACTCCCGGATGTTGGCATCTGCCTGTATTTGCGCTGAAGTGGCAGTTAGCCGTGCCTGCTTCACTTTGC includes:
- a CDS encoding sensor histidine kinase; protein product: MIAKAIKKDKYILSTVIISLAVAVLIHFPESVSLFDRFESHSLFPGMKFIDVANEILFTFLSLLLLFAINTRLFHFNQASIKITGTKILLSFIVTWILSNLSGQFFVFLHRTFDIPAIDAMVHHYLHPLRDFIVACLVTSSCCILHLIFKQQLVLIENEQLQAENLRNQYEVLKNQLNPHMLFNSLNTLRSLVRENQDKAQDYIQELSRVLRYTLQSNESQCVSLREEMEFVSAYIFLLKMRFENNLQFDIQISNAYEEYLLPPMAVQVLIENAVKHNEISNRKPLTIHITTDDNGNLSISNDIQPKWTATSGTGIGLANLAKRYRLLFKRDIQITEDREFTVCIPLIEKSQLEQ
- a CDS encoding efflux RND transporter periplasmic adaptor subunit — its product is MKKIVYPILLLVLTACKGNQQTTNNESAAIPVAETIADTIAQPEVDAITSATSKPNQVSFNGRIVLPPQRQATIALTMGGIVKKASLLPGQWVAANSVIATLENPEFITLQQTYLDSHAQTEYLLAEYERQKNLSAEQAASQKKFQQSKADFLSMKSRQDAAAAQLSLLGVQTEALLKNGIQPLLEVKAPISGYAANVAMNIGKYINPGEALCELIDKSSPMLCLTTYEKDLADIQVGSPVQFRVNGMGTQTFHGIVISIGQKVDETNRSLEVYASIKEENVQFRPGMYVTAHIQKQ